Genomic window (Tolypothrix sp. NIES-4075):
AAGGCAGATGGCAGAGGGCAGAAGGCAGAAGGAAAGAAGTATTAATAAAAACTTTAGTTCTGGGTATAAAGCCCAGTTTAAACAAAGAATTGTATCGAGACGCGTAGAGCGAGATACAAAGCGTCACAGCCGCGCGTCCCACGTTTTTAAACGTGGGTTCATAAGTGCCCTCTGCCTTCGTACTTCTGCCTTCTGAAACTCATCCCCGTCGTTCAATAAAGCGAGTGCGCGATCGCATAATTCTCTTAGTAACAAATCATTTTTCGCCTCGACTAAGGACTTGATAATTGTTAGATGCTCTAAGACAAATTGTGAATTTTTGGTATCCCACGGGACGTTTTGCTTCGACTTGTCCATGTAAGCTATTGCCATCGAATCAAACAATGACTTTGTTGCTAGTTTACTGCATATTGTGGGTAATTTATTGGACTTTGAGGCTTAACTGAACTGTATTGCCCTATGGTCGCCAAGATATAGCAAGGGACTCTTTACTGGGTGAAAAGTCTTTTTGTGTAAGAGCGTTTTATCATCACATGATGTCGTAATCACCAAGGCTTTTGCTATATAAAAAGAAGGGACGTTCTTAAGAACGTCCCCGTAATGAAATTTACTTTCAATCGATATTAGAGATATTGCAGAACCTCTACAGCTCCTTCAAGAAATCAATCATCGCTTGTTGATCAGAAGGTGTCAGAGAACGGAAACGAGCGATAACTTCGCGTGCTTCACTTCGATTAGTTGTCGAAAGAGCACTGCTATAAGGTGGGCAAATGACATCTGATGGCGATGAGCCATAGTCGATAACATTGCCGATTTTATTGACGACTTTGCCACCTGGAGGAACAGGGCATCCACCACCCCGCTGCCTAGAGGTCTTACGGTCATCGGGTGCAGGCAGGTCATGTAGCTCAATCGCTGCACGAAGCGCATCGTCTACTGAGCGAACAACCAGCGGTGCATTGGTCACTTGGCTATTGGTAAACACAGTACCCGCAGGGGTAGAGTCACGGTTCAGGATACTCAAGTAGACGCGAGCATCATGCAAGAATGGAGGACCAACCTTACCAATCCCCATCAGAGGCGGTGTACGGAACTCTTCACCCTTAGCAGTTGCTTTCTGGTTTGAGAAGATATCATCAGTCAGGTTACGGGACAGATCGTAGGTGTTGAAGGTCTGACCTTGACCACCTCTGCGATCGTCATAGCGATCATCTCGACCTCTGCCGGGTCGGTCATTGTTAACAACTGTGGTTCGGCTCACAAGGATTGGATCGCGCGGAGTTGGTGCAACCCGTTCAGCATCAATGGTGGGTCCTTTATGCAGAATCAGATCCGAGAAAATCGGTGCCCAACGGTAGCTGAGAATGTCTACAACCGCTGCTGCATCATTACCCAAGGATGGATCGCCAAAAGCAGGTGACTGACCAGTTCTTTGAACTGGGATATGGCAGCTCACGCAACCCACCATTTGATCGATTTGGTTAATGGCATTGGGATCGCGACCATCGCCCCTGCGACGCATACGACCAGGGATCATCCGGTTGGCAAAGGCAGTGAGATCGATACCAAAAAGCTGCGCCCCTCTTTGAACGCTGGCTGCACGACTGTTGCCATAAAGAGGACGAGAGGGATCCTTGTAATTCAGCACGGTCAAGAGACTAGGACCGAATTCTGGGGGAGCCGTCAGGCGCAAGAAATTGCGCTCACTGAATGGGGTGCTGAGGCGAAACTCTGGGTCGTCTACTATATTTTTGCAGTTCTTATTGTAGGGAGCAATATCGGGAGCGGCAATATTGAGCTCAGCATTGTTAGCCAAGCTCGTGAGACCAAGCTCACCTTGCAAGCCCCCAATGATAAACTGCAACATCTCTGCGCCATTCGCACGTAAGCCGAAACGCCCTACCCCAGCGGCTAAAGCGTTGGGTCGGTCAGGTGACACATTGGCAGGAATCATATTGACCGCACCCGTAACACAATCACCAGTACATTCGTATAGAGCAGTTTTCAGGGACGAATTGCCGCCTCTGGTGTCAGAGGGATCGGCAGAGTTTGTGATGTCCTGGGTCGGAACAGCCTCCATCAGCCCACGTCCGATATAGGGGGGACCAGCGCGTTCACCGACACCACGTCGAAATCCACTTGCAGACAAACCTGTAATTGGATCGATCGTGCCGAGATTTTTATCTTCCGCGATGCTTGGGATCGCCTCTGGTTTGCAATCTATAGTCGGGTCAAAGGCTTTAATCTCATCAATTGGGGGGCGTGTATGCTGCACGAAACCACCAAATTGCTGTCTACTAAGTGCAATACCATCCAGGGGATCGTAAGATGTGTTCGGATTAACTGCTTCAGCCGACGGTGAAAAGTCCCCGAAGATCGTAAAGGCTGCGGTTCGCCCGGTATTATTGACCGCATCTAAGTCGGATTTAACCTGACTCAGACTAACGATATTCAAGTCAACAGAACCGTCTGGATTGACCGGATCTAAGCGAACACCGGCGGGTCTACCACCATTGGTGGTATCACCCGAAGTAAAACTGAAGTTGGTGGGGGTTGACCGGGAAGCTCGACTGACGTTAGAGGTACCCGTGAGCAGCCCCACACCCGGAACCGACTCAAGGTTATTCAGGTGACAGCCCGCGCATCGGGTTTGGTTAGCTATCACCCCTGCCCCTTCCACAACCGTGTGTGGGGTGGTAAAAAACGATGCCCCTTCCACTATTCTCTCGCGAGCTGATTGCGGAACAGAAGGATAGAGCAATCGATCCAATTGAGCCGCCGTACTCAGGGGAGCTAGTCCCACATCGCCAAAGGTATCGCGAGCAACACGCTCTACTGGACGAAGGGGTTGATTCGGAGGCTCAACTACGAAGCCCGAACTAACTTCGACTTGTCGCCGTGCAAGTAACTCATTGTCGTTGGGAACGTTGGTACCAACCTGACCAAAAACTTTGTATGGGAAAACAGAAGAAATGAACACTGAAAGGGTAAACGATAAACCCACTATCATCAAGACACTCAGAAGTTTAAGTCTTCGCATTATGTTTTTCCGCCTTATTCAAGATTGAGTAAGACAAGCTGAAGATCGCGAATTCCATATTGGATTTGTAGCCTCTCTTTAAGTCTAAGTATGAAAAGTAACAGTTGAGTGATAATGGTACTTAGATATTGATTTCGCAAACCCTAAGGGTAATTACATATATACTTTACGACAAGACAAAAGTAAAGCCATATATGACTAAATAATTCTACATAAAAAGCCCTCCATCGTAGGGAGGATTGCGTAGAGTCGATGGGAGGTATTATCCTCCGCACCTTTGTGGCGCGAACCGTGCGTGCCACTTTCATGGCACATGGCTCCCGATATTTGAGCGGGTTTACCCCCAGGCAAATGCACCTAAAATAGCTTGACAATGTATATTTTATGTGTGTATACGTAAAATGATAAATAGGATTGATGTGTCAATATCTGACCCGAACCAGGCGATCGCCTTCTCTGAATAGCAGCCAAAGTCTTAATAAAAATTAGAGATTATTGATCGCGAATGAGCGCAAAACACATCCTAAGTAGCGATAATTCATAAATTATCGCACTCATAAATTTTTGCGTAAGTCTTAACTTTATTAATTACAGGGTAAGCATCGTACAGTTACAGATGCGATCGCCTACCTTTTAATTGCCTTAAACCGTTCTTTTGCACTTTCAAAAGCAACTTGCATCACTGACTGAATCTTCTTCGGATCGGGTTTTTTGCCCCCCATTAAATCACCGAAGTAAACACAAGCACCTTCCCCCAGCGACCAAGTATAAGCTGCTGCCCAAGATGCTGCAATTACGCTACCAAAGCCTGGTATAAATTTAATTAACTCGCGGGCGATCGCCTTTGCCAGAAAACCACCTGCGATCGCACTTACCAAACCCCCCGCTTGCGATGGTGTCAGCGTCTGTCCATACAATTTACCCAACAACCCCACCATCGATACTTGCAATGCGGTTAATACTGGCATTGTCGCTAGTGGCAACGGTACTGCTGCCAGGGTAGCCGCCATGATTGCAAATGCTAACATGTAACGACGCCCTACATCGCGGTAGAGGTTGCCAATTTGCTCACCAGCAGAGCGATCCAATAACTGATAAATTGCTTGGGATTCAGCTTCGGGAAGTAAATCTGCTAAAGTATCTCTTAACGCCTCTAAACCATAAAATACTGGTGTGTAGCCGTCTTCTTCTAAAGTAAAATCGATCATGATAGAGCGATCGCACAATCCATTAAAAGCTTGCTCAATTGCCGCGAATGCTCGCTTGACTTCCTGATAATCTGGTGGATAAGCCGGATGATCGACCGTACCCGGAGGATAAACTTCATGCAAGCAAGTAACTGCTAGCAAACAGGGAATATCTGGATATTTATGACGTAATTCTTCAGCAATTTGTCGTAGCGAGTCAACAGCAAAGTCATTGATTTTCACGGTGAGAATCAAAATTCTCGCACCGCGACTTTCTTTTTGCAAATCGCCAATTAATTCCTGAATAATTGCCTTTTGCTCTTGATACACATCTCCCAAACCGACCGTATCCGTAAAAATCAGTAAAGGCAGGTCATTTGAAGGATAAGTGTAGCGTTCAGTATGTTGCGTATGCGGACGATATCCTTGACCAACAATCTCGGCAGAAACTCCCGTCAGTCCCCGGACAATCGAACTTTTTCCGGCTTGCGGTTTACCAATCAGCAGCGCTTCAGTAGTTGGAAGTTCGGCGCGAACTGTCTGCAAAATTTCTGCAACTTGAGCTTCGCTGACGCTCAACTGTTTGACAAGCCTTTGTGCTACTTGCTCTACGGGTAAAAGTTGCATGAAGCGACTTATAGCATTATTCCAGACACCAGCGATGCGCTTTTTACTGAAATTATTGCCCGAAGTTTTTACATCATCAATCGATTCACTCGACTGCTGAGAATCATCTGATGGCAAGTTAGCATCATTTTGCTCAGTCATGTGCATCAAGGTAGATAGAGTCTATCATTCAGGAAGCTTCATGTTTTAAATCCAGAAGACCCCCTGTAGTCATTTTAGATGATGAGACACAATTGTTTGTCTACCTGCCGACAGTCGTGCGGAGGGTGTAGTAAGCGTTTTAACGCTTAAATTAAGGACTCTTGTCCTGACTAAATTTTTGCATTAAAGTTTCTGCCAGTTGAGCGATCGCTTCCCAATCTCCACTATTTACCAGCTTTAGAGGAAATAATTCACTATTGAGTGGGGTGTCAAGAGAAATTGCGCTTTAGATGTGATCGCTTCTTCCATATGATTAAAATTTAACAGCGTACCAGTACCAATAATGCATTCTGGTAATTCTAAACGTAGTTGAGCGATTAATTCCGCAGCGCGATCGCTATTCCAAGTAATTTCGATTAACCGCATTCGTCCTGAAGCGATCGCGCGAAGCCATTTTACGTCCCAATTCAAATTCAAGAGCGCGAATCGAATGCGATCGCTATGTGTCACTATTCAGGAAAAAAGCAACGCATAGAACAACAAAATCCCGGTAAAAGTGGCGAGGTTATTTCATCTGAACCTAACAAAGTAGCAACTAAAATTAATCGCGCTTTTTCTCGTCGATAAACTTCAACTTCTTTAGTTAACCGATCGACAATCCAATACTCCCGTACACCTTGAACTGAATAAAGTTTGAGTTTTGCTTCTTTATCTCGACGTTCGTTTTGTTTACCAGGAGATAAAACCTCTACAACTAACTCTGGTGCGCTTGTCAAATGTCCCGCTTCATCTTCAATTTGCGCTAGTCGTTCTCGACTTACCCAAACTACATCCGGTATGACGCTATCTGCTTCTGAAAAAATTACACCGGGAGTAATAATTGTTTCCCCTAAACCACTCGACTCTGACCAAGCATCGAGTTGTCGAGCAATTTTACCACAAACCTGTTGATGGCGGCGATGAGGTGAGCGAGTCATGAAAAGTTCTCCATCAATAATTTCATAGCGCGTCCATTCATTCTGCGGTAGACCCTCTAAATCGTAAATTGTCCAGCGTACTCCCTCAATAGTTTGGCTCATAATGGTTATCGTCTGGCTTATTGTCTTTGTTTGATTTTATCTAATTGAAAAGTCTTTCAATTAAGCGATCGCCTACCGTTTAATTTCCTTAAACCGCTCTGTTGATTATATGGATGTAGTAAGCGTTTTAACGCTTAAATTAAGGACTCTTGTCCTGACTACATTTTTGCATTAAAGTTTTTGCCAGTTGAGCGATCGCTTCCCAATCTCCACTATTTACCAGCTTAGGAGGAAATAATTCACTACTCAAACCAACTGCGACAGCACCAGCAGCTAAAAATTCTGGGGCATTTTCTAAAGTAACACCACCTGTGGGAATCAAGGGAATTTGTCCCAATGGTCCTTGTAGACTTTTAATATAATTAGCTCCTCCCACCGCTTGCACGGGAAACACTTTGACACAACTTGCACCTTGTGTATATGCATTAACAATTTCTGTGGGAGTCAGCGCCCCTGGTATAATCGGTACATTGTTCGCAATTGCGGTTTGAATCAGAGTTGAGTCAACGTGGGGTGTGAAGAGAAATTGCGCTCCAGATGCGATCGCCATTTCCATATGATTAAGATTTAACAGCGTACCAGTACCAATGATGCATTCTGGTAATTCTAAGCGCAGTTGAGCGATTAATTCCGCAGCGCGATCGCTATTCCAGGTAATTTCGATTAACCGCATTCCTCCAGAAGCGATCGAAGAAGCCATTTTACGTCCCAATTCAAATTCGGGAGCACGAATGACAGCGATCGCTTGATGTTTTTGCAGTTGTGATAACCAAATTTGATTAAACATCTAAAATTTTACAGCGCTAACAGTTGTTTTCGCAAACGCTATAGGCTATCATATTTTTTTTTGCTTGCATATAGTAATCCTAAATCATTTGTGAAAAGTTAGATCCCCGACAACTTATGCGAAGTCGGGGATCTGGACACTGCGAATTTGAGCGCTTGTGCGGACACTACGTGAACACAACTCAAATAAGATTGCTATATATAATTTACAATTTCACAAACACATTAATTCTGCACGTAAATGAACCTTCATAAATTATCATCTTCATCAGTTATAACCTTGCTAGTCGCAGCAACCCTTGCTAGTGGTGCAAACTTATTTCCATCCTTGGCACAATCGCAACTAACACCACAGGAGAAATCGAGGCAAAACTTTCAACCAGTTTACCAATTGCGCGGACATATATGGGATGTTGCCTCTCTTGCTTTATCGCAAGATGGGCAAATCCTGGTTAGTGGTAGTTTTGACCAAACAATTAAGGTGTGGAACCTGAATACAAAAAAACTGCTAGCTACTTTAGATGGACATACTGATGGAGTTAATGCGGTTGCGATTAGTCCGGATGGGCAAATTCTAGTTACTGCTGGGGGAACAGCGCAAGCTAATACAGACAAGAGTATCAAATTATGGAACCTAAAGACAAAAAAGTTGCTTGGTACTTTAACTGGGCATTCTCAAGGCATAACTTCGCTTGCGATCGCACAAGACGGGCAAACTCTCGTAAGTGCTAGTTACGACAAGACCATCAAATTATGGAACCTGAATACAAAAAAACTGCTTGCCACTCTACAGGGACATTCTAGCCGAGTTAGTTCTATAGCCATCAGTCCGGATGGGCAAACTCTAGCTAGCGGAAGTGGTGAAGTCGATACTACAAATAATATCATCAACTTATGGAACCTGAAAACAGGAAAATTACTGCATACCCTGACTGCACATTCTGGGGCAATTAGTTTTCTTGCTTTTAGTCCGGATGGAGAAACGCTTATCAGCGGTGCAGATCCTTGTGTGAAGATATGGAACGCAAACACCGGAGAATTGCAGCGTACTTTAAATTTATCTTCAATTGGGGGCATAACTGCGATCGCCATCAGTCCGGATGGACAGACGCTGGTTAGTGGTGCTTTAGATACTTCGGTTAAGTTGTGGAATTTGTCTACCGGAACCCTACAAAAAACGCTGGTGCAACCTGCCAGCAACAATCAAAATTTTGATCGTCTTACCCCTAGTAGTATCGCTTTTAGTCCGGATGGCAAAATTCTGATTATTGGTCATGGTGGTGAAGCTGCTTTGTCTAATTTCCCGATTGACATTTGGCGGATATCTTTCTAAGAAGCAGATATACATCTATAGTGCGATAAAATAACAAGCGATCGCTTAACTTAAGTAATACTTTTTTTCCATTCATAAGTATTTATTTTTCTACCTTAAGTCGTATTTAAATCTGTAATCCCAGCTTAATCATAGCTTTTGGGGTTTCAGGTAAAATTCTCAGACATTAATCTTCATCAACATCAATAAAATTCTGTCGCCAGCAGGAGGTAAACAAACAAAGTAATGTTTACGCTATTCCTAGATAGATATTTTAAACATCTTAGGAACAGCAGTATGCCTCTTTACAAACTCGAAGACTTTGACCCCAACTATAGAGATACCTTTTCGGGTGATGACATTAAAGCTTTGGATCTCTATACCGAAGGTGGAGAAAAAATTGGCTCAGTAGCTGATGCATTAGTCGATCCAGAAGGTCGTTTTCGTTATTTAGTCATTAATACAGGTATTGCTTCTTTAGGTAAACAAATATTGCTTCCTATTGGTCTTTCCCACATTGACTATAATGAAAAGCGCGTCTACGTTGATGGACTCAGCAAAGCACAAGTAGAACGTTTACCCGAATACAAAGACAGCATAACCGTTGATTACGATTATGAAGAACAGGTACGCAATGTTTATCGTCCAGAAGGTAGAGACGTTAATTACAATCGCGACACGTACAATTATGAGCAAGAACCTTCTTTCTATAATTTGAACGAGCAATCTCATCAAACTTTGAAACTCTATGAAGAACGATTAGTAGCTAATAAAACTCGTGTCAAAACTGGAGAAGTCGCAGTTGGTAAGCATATTGAAACTGAAACTGCACGAGTTTCAGTACCAATTGAAAAAGAGCGAGTTGTGATTGAGCGAGTTACTCCCACAACCAGCGAAGCTGTAGTAGATTCTCGTGAACTTCAGTTTCAAGAAGGTGAAGTTGCACGCATAGAACTGTACGAAGAAACCCCGGATATTCATAAAGAAGCGTTTGTCCGCGAAGAAGTTAGAGTCCGCAAGGTTGTAGATAAAGAAACGGTTGAAGCACAAGAAATAATTCGTCGCGAAGAGTTAGATATTGACACTCAAGGTGATTTGCGTGTGAATGAAAGCGGTTCTAATGTTAATAAGAGTATTTAAGAACTGATTAACAAATTTGTTGAGTGCATTTAATGATGCAAACAGGTAGAAAATTTAGATTTCTGCCTGTTATTTTTTTAATAAAAATATAAATAATTTTTGTAAAGAAAGCAAAGACTATAATTTATATAGCAAAAGCCTTGGTAATTAGGACATCATGTGATGAGAAAACGCTCTTACACAAAAAGACTTTTCACCCAGTCCCCAGTTCCTTGCTATAGGTTAGATAAATTTAAATATCTACCATTTGAATGCAGAGATAAGTAATTGAAGTCAGTCGTTAGAAAGAGGTGAATAAACGAATAAAAAATTACCATATTAATGTAAGATAAATAAAGTTGGAGTAAAAATAATATGCCTCTTCACAAATTAGAAGATTTTGACTCAGACTATCGCAACAGTTTTGACGGTGATGACATCAAAGGTAAGAGTGTATATACCGAAGGAAGCGACGAAAAAATAGGTACTGTTAGCGATGTTTTAGTGGATGAAGATGGACACTTCCGCTATTTTGTTGTTGACTTAGGCTTTTGGATTTTTGGTAAGAAAGTATTGTTACCAGTTGGTCGTACTCGCATCGATCATGGTGCCGATCGCGTATATGCATTAGGAATGACCAGACAGCAAGCAGAAGATTTACCAGAGTTTAGCGATCGGCTTGCAGTTGATTACGACTACGAAGAAAAAGTACGCGGTGTATATCGTCCATCTGGTGGAATTGCTGAAAGACCCCTAGATACACCTACACCATTAGATGCAACAACCGGTTTGGGTGCAACCAGTTTGGGTGCAGCAACTGGTTTGGGTGCAGCAGCGTATCAGCCAGCACCAGGGGCAGATGCAATTGTAGATCGTCCTACTTACAACCGCGATACCTACAATTACAAGCTAGATTCTTCTTTGTATGACCTGAACGAGCAGGATCATCAAACCCTGAGATTGTACGAAGAACGCTTAGTAGCTAACAAACAACGTCGTAAAACCGGCGAAGTAGCGATCGGTAAGCACGTTGAAACTGAAACAGCACGAGTTTCGGTTCCAGTAGATAAAGAGCGCGTAATAGTTGAGCGAGTAACACCCGCTGATGCTGGTAGAACCGTATCTCCTGATGCAACTGCTTTCAGAGAAGGTGAAGTAGCACGCATGGAAATCTACGAAGAAACTGCTGACATTAAGAAAGAAGCATTTGTCCGTGAAGAAGTCAATATCAAGAAAGTTGTTGACCACGACACAGTAGAAGCGAAAGAAACTATCCGTCGTGAAGAATTGGATGTAAACGCTCCTAATCTTCCCATCGAAGAACGCTAATATCACACAATGCAGACTTAAGACACGAACACAGTTCGTTCTGCAATCTAACTAATTAAATACAGTACAGGTGAAGCTTTTTAATTAGCTTTGCCTGTACTTGTTATCAATTTGATAAAAAATTTAATTTATATCTTTACAAAAAATAATTAACAAATTTTTGCATATGAATAGTCAAACGGTGATACAAAACGCAGAAAATACTGACAACGCAACTCGTATTATGTCCTTGTTAGAAACCTTACGCCAAAAAGTACAAAACTTCGCTGTCCTAGATATGCAAAGTCAGCGAGTAGGTGAGGTCAATAATCTAGTTTTAGATGCCAATCGTCAGCTAAACTTAGTTGTATCGGAAGATCCTAATCCGCTTAACAATAATCGCTTTTTCTTACTACCAAGTAAGCTGATCAAAAAAATTGACACATCAACAAGGTCTGTATATATGGAAATAGATAAATTAGCAATATCTAATCAGGAATATTTAGGACAAGAAATACCAGAAAACGATAATTACCATATTACACAAGTCAATAACTCAACTGTAAATAGTACAGTAGAGCCAAAATCTAATTTAGAAAAGGTGGTAGAAGAAGATATTATTCGTTTGCTAGGTGAAAGATTAATTGTTGACAGCACCAAGCGAAAAATCGGTGAAGTTATTGTTCGCAAAGAAATTGAAACCAGGATGGTGCAAGTACCAGTCCGCAGAGAGAAACTTATTGTTGAACAAATCAACCCAGAACGCAAACAACTTGCAGAAATTGATTTAGGACTGACAGAAATCTCTGGTATTGATTTGGCTGAAAACCAAAAACCTGAATTTGCAACTCTTGACGGTAGTTTAACGGTGAGTGGTGATTTTAGTTCGCCGAAAATAGCTAGTTTACTTTTAAATGCGATCGCTCTTGAGCGCAATCATAAATGCAAGCAGGTGCGAGTGACAATCGTTGTTGAAGATGAGTCAACTCAAAATAAATATCAAGAATGGTTTAATCGCTGTTCTCAAGGTCAACAACCAAAGCCAGAAAAATAATATTAGGTTGTGAAGTCTATCGCATCTTTTTTGTGCTGGGGGATTCGCTGAATATGTGGCGCTCCCTGCTGTCAATGCTATCGGCATTAATTCAGACTTGGATAATGTGGAGGCTGCCCTCACAGAACCCCTTGCTTGTATGATTCACGCCTCAGACATGGTGGCACGTTCCCGCACACGTTATGTAATTAATGCTGACGATAGCGATCGCCGAGTGCGGTCAATTTTGATTTTTGGTGCTAGACCTGCGGGTTTGATGTTCACTCAGTACCTGCGAAATGTCCTTGGATATGACGGGCTGCTTCTATTATATCAAGGGTGTATTATGTTACGATCCAGACTAACTTGACATACGTTTGTGAATATTCACGCTACTTTTCTCAAAGCGCCTTTATGATTGAGAGTCAGTGCCCTGGACTACTAGAACCAAACTATAAAGGAATCCGTTTATTTCTCGACACTGCCGATACACAACAGTGGGAAGACTGGCTCCCAACAGGGCTATTTTACGGAGTGACGACAAATCCGCTGTTGTTACAGGATAAAATCCCCTGTGAAGTTTCGCAGTTAAAGGTTCTAGCCAACCAAGCGTTCGCTCTAAACGCTAAAGAAGTCCAGCTCCAGACCTGGGGAACTACAGTTGATTCATTGGTGAAAACAGGCAAGCTTTTGGCAGCGATCAATGAACGGATTGTCGTCAAAGTGCCGATTACCAAAATGGGGACTGAGGCTGCTTCAAAACTAATTGCAGAGAAGATTAGAATTACGCTAACTGGGGTCTATGCTATTCACCAAGTTTTAATTGCAGCCGCTTTGGGCGCGGATTACGTTGCTCCCTATTTAGGCAGAATTAACGATTTGGGGCGCAATGGGCGTGAGGATTTGGTAGCAATGCAGCGAGCGATCGCGGGTGTTGGCAGCGCCACCCGAATTTTGGTTGCCAGCATCCGTAGTGTAGATGATATTGCGTTGCTCGCAACTCAGGGATTGGATACATTTACGTTTTCGCCCCTCGTCGCCGCAGCCTTTTTCGAGGTAACAGCGACAAATCAAGCTGCTACTGACTTTGAGCAAGCTGCTCGTCGGACACGAGCCGAATAGTTAGTAAAATCGCCAAAACTGGGGCAGCGAATTTCCTTGGGCGATCGCCCAAGGTTAGTATACATCGTAGAGACGTTCCGCCGGAACGTCTCTACTTTTTATTTGTGGGAAAAGCGCTAATTAAAACTCACAAACCGAGTCTCGCTCGATAGAACAGGTATTTTTAGCAAAATCGTTTCTTTCAACTTTGAATATCTGCATTTTCTTCAGAGGTGCTAGCGATTTGAGATTATTTGGGAGAATGAACGGTTTTTGATTGGGTTGAAGCATCTCTGCGAGTGCGATCGCCGA
Coding sequences:
- a CDS encoding transaldolase family protein; this encodes MIESQCPGLLEPNYKGIRLFLDTADTQQWEDWLPTGLFYGVTTNPLLLQDKIPCEVSQLKVLANQAFALNAKEVQLQTWGTTVDSLVKTGKLLAAINERIVVKVPITKMGTEAASKLIAEKIRITLTGVYAIHQVLIAAALGADYVAPYLGRINDLGRNGREDLVAMQRAIAGVGSATRILVASIRSVDDIALLATQGLDTFTFSPLVAAAFFEVTATNQAATDFEQAARRTRAE
- a CDS encoding bifunctional 4-hydroxy-2-oxoglutarate aldolase/2-dehydro-3-deoxy-phosphogluconate aldolase, with translation MFNQIWLSQLQKHQAIAVIRAPEFELGRKMASSIASGGMRLIEITWNSDRAAELIAQLRLELPECIIGTGTLLNLNHMEMAIASGAQFLFTPHVDSTLIQTAIANNVPIIPGALTPTEIVNAYTQGASCVKVFPVQAVGGANYIKSLQGPLGQIPLIPTGGVTLENAPEFLAAGAVAVGLSSELFPPKLVNSGDWEAIAQLAKTLMQKCSQDKSP
- a CDS encoding DUF2382 domain-containing protein; its protein translation is MPLYKLEDFDPNYRDTFSGDDIKALDLYTEGGEKIGSVADALVDPEGRFRYLVINTGIASLGKQILLPIGLSHIDYNEKRVYVDGLSKAQVERLPEYKDSITVDYDYEEQVRNVYRPEGRDVNYNRDTYNYEQEPSFYNLNEQSHQTLKLYEERLVANKTRVKTGEVAVGKHIETETARVSVPIEKERVVIERVTPTTSEAVVDSRELQFQEGEVARIELYEETPDIHKEAFVREEVRVRKVVDKETVEAQEIIRREELDIDTQGDLRVNESGSNVNKSI
- a CDS encoding DUF2382 domain-containing protein codes for the protein MNSQTVIQNAENTDNATRIMSLLETLRQKVQNFAVLDMQSQRVGEVNNLVLDANRQLNLVVSEDPNPLNNNRFFLLPSKLIKKIDTSTRSVYMEIDKLAISNQEYLGQEIPENDNYHITQVNNSTVNSTVEPKSNLEKVVEEDIIRLLGERLIVDSTKRKIGEVIVRKEIETRMVQVPVRREKLIVEQINPERKQLAEIDLGLTEISGIDLAENQKPEFATLDGSLTVSGDFSSPKIASLLLNAIALERNHKCKQVRVTIVVEDESTQNKYQEWFNRCSQGQQPKPEK
- a CDS encoding WD40 repeat domain-containing protein; this translates as MNLHKLSSSSVITLLVAATLASGANLFPSLAQSQLTPQEKSRQNFQPVYQLRGHIWDVASLALSQDGQILVSGSFDQTIKVWNLNTKKLLATLDGHTDGVNAVAISPDGQILVTAGGTAQANTDKSIKLWNLKTKKLLGTLTGHSQGITSLAIAQDGQTLVSASYDKTIKLWNLNTKKLLATLQGHSSRVSSIAISPDGQTLASGSGEVDTTNNIINLWNLKTGKLLHTLTAHSGAISFLAFSPDGETLISGADPCVKIWNANTGELQRTLNLSSIGGITAIAISPDGQTLVSGALDTSVKLWNLSTGTLQKTLVQPASNNQNFDRLTPSSIAFSPDGKILIIGHGGEAALSNFPIDIWRISF
- a CDS encoding Uma2 family endonuclease, which codes for MSQTIEGVRWTIYDLEGLPQNEWTRYEIIDGELFMTRSPHRRHQQVCGKIARQLDAWSESSGLGETIITPGVIFSEADSVIPDVVWVSRERLAQIEDEAGHLTSAPELVVEVLSPGKQNERRDKEAKLKLYSVQGVREYWIVDRLTKEVEVYRREKARLILVATLLGSDEITSPLLPGFCCSMRCFFPE
- a CDS encoding DUF2382 domain-containing protein, whose protein sequence is MPLHKLEDFDSDYRNSFDGDDIKGKSVYTEGSDEKIGTVSDVLVDEDGHFRYFVVDLGFWIFGKKVLLPVGRTRIDHGADRVYALGMTRQQAEDLPEFSDRLAVDYDYEEKVRGVYRPSGGIAERPLDTPTPLDATTGLGATSLGAATGLGAAAYQPAPGADAIVDRPTYNRDTYNYKLDSSLYDLNEQDHQTLRLYEERLVANKQRRKTGEVAIGKHVETETARVSVPVDKERVIVERVTPADAGRTVSPDATAFREGEVARMEIYEETADIKKEAFVREEVNIKKVVDHDTVEAKETIRREELDVNAPNLPIEER
- a CDS encoding GTPase family protein, whose protein sequence is MTEQNDANLPSDDSQQSSESIDDVKTSGNNFSKKRIAGVWNNAISRFMQLLPVEQVAQRLVKQLSVSEAQVAEILQTVRAELPTTEALLIGKPQAGKSSIVRGLTGVSAEIVGQGYRPHTQHTERYTYPSNDLPLLIFTDTVGLGDVYQEQKAIIQELIGDLQKESRGARILILTVKINDFAVDSLRQIAEELRHKYPDIPCLLAVTCLHEVYPPGTVDHPAYPPDYQEVKRAFAAIEQAFNGLCDRSIMIDFTLEEDGYTPVFYGLEALRDTLADLLPEAESQAIYQLLDRSAGEQIGNLYRDVGRRYMLAFAIMAATLAAVPLPLATMPVLTALQVSMVGLLGKLYGQTLTPSQAGGLVSAIAGGFLAKAIARELIKFIPGFGSVIAASWAAAYTWSLGEGACVYFGDLMGGKKPDPKKIQSVMQVAFESAKERFKAIKR